The Solibacillus sp. FSL W7-1436 genome window below encodes:
- a CDS encoding YfiT family bacillithiol transferase yields the protein MDVRFPIGPLQVPEQVTLDNVKEWLQQTESYTTRLREVVDSLNEEQLNKTYREGAWTVRQLVHHIADSQLNMYQRLKLALTDDNPTVPGFDEEKWAVLPDNDLPVESSIKMLEGINERVVSLGQHLTEDQLKREFTHETNGPVTVGAKVAKLAWHEEHHFAHIKIALAN from the coding sequence ATGGATGTAAGATTTCCGATTGGTCCATTGCAAGTACCTGAACAGGTGACACTTGACAATGTAAAGGAATGGTTACAACAAACGGAATCATATACGACACGTTTAAGGGAAGTTGTCGATTCATTGAATGAAGAGCAGCTAAACAAAACTTACCGTGAAGGTGCGTGGACGGTTCGTCAACTCGTTCACCATATTGCCGATTCACAGCTGAATATGTATCAGCGACTGAAGCTGGCACTAACGGACGACAATCCGACAGTACCGGGATTTGATGAAGAAAAGTGGGCCGTTCTGCCGGACAATGACTTGCCTGTAGAAAGCTCGATTAAAATGCTTGAAGGTATTAACGAGCGTGTCGTTTCGTTAGGACAACATTTAACTGAAGACCAGCTAAAGCGGGAATTTACCCATGAAACAAACGGGCCGGTCACAGTTGGCGCTAAAGTGGCGAAACTGGCATGGCATGAGGAGCATCATTTCGCTCATATTAAAATTGCCCTTGCAAATTAA
- a CDS encoding erythromycin esterase family protein: MPRKLVAAIKEHALPFNELSLNKIVESIGNAKIVMIGEASHGTSEFYTVRAELTKLLINQKGFNIIGVEGDWPSTQAVNRYVKGYGADNANAGAILKESFNRWPQWMWANEEVEQFVEWLKDKNNTLSTKVGFYGIDLYSLFESMDEVIHFLSENPKYKADFEHAKKAFSCFEPYNRMPEHYALSTAQFTDECIREVTDLLRSVRNNKEQYSNKYEEDLNVMMNALVAKNAETYYREMMQDAISWNTRDSHMVEAINELLKYHGDDAKIIIWEHNTHIGDASATSMKEDQMINVGQLIREQYGKDNTYAIGFGTYEGTVIAADSWGDPLQVIPVPPSKLNTWEGQLHAAGGQDKVLIFTDENRELFNDRIGHRAIGVVYHPEYEAYGNYVPSNVGSRYDAFIYLEQTKALKPL; encoded by the coding sequence ATGCCGAGAAAACTGGTAGCTGCTATAAAAGAGCATGCACTTCCCTTTAACGAACTAAGTTTAAATAAAATTGTCGAGTCGATCGGAAATGCCAAAATTGTGATGATCGGCGAAGCTTCGCATGGTACTTCGGAGTTTTACACAGTCCGCGCCGAGTTGACGAAACTGCTGATCAATCAAAAAGGATTCAATATTATCGGTGTAGAAGGAGACTGGCCGTCTACACAGGCAGTGAACCGCTACGTAAAAGGTTATGGAGCGGATAATGCAAATGCAGGTGCCATTTTGAAAGAATCGTTTAATCGATGGCCGCAATGGATGTGGGCAAATGAAGAAGTCGAACAATTTGTAGAGTGGCTAAAGGATAAAAATAACACTTTAAGCACTAAAGTCGGGTTTTATGGCATCGATTTGTACAGTCTCTTTGAATCGATGGATGAAGTCATCCACTTTTTATCCGAAAATCCTAAGTACAAAGCCGATTTTGAGCATGCAAAGAAAGCATTTTCCTGCTTTGAGCCTTATAACAGAATGCCCGAGCACTATGCCCTGTCCACCGCGCAATTTACGGATGAATGTATCCGTGAAGTAACGGATTTGCTAAGGTCAGTACGCAATAATAAGGAACAGTACTCGAACAAATATGAAGAAGATTTAAATGTCATGATGAATGCGCTAGTCGCCAAGAACGCCGAAACATATTACCGGGAAATGATGCAGGATGCCATCTCCTGGAATACACGCGATTCGCATATGGTCGAAGCAATCAACGAATTATTGAAGTACCACGGTGATGATGCAAAAATCATTATTTGGGAACATAATACGCATATCGGGGATGCTTCCGCTACAAGTATGAAAGAAGATCAAATGATCAATGTCGGTCAACTAATCCGCGAACAGTATGGTAAGGACAATACGTATGCCATCGGATTCGGAACATATGAAGGAACGGTCATCGCTGCTGACAGCTGGGGTGATCCTCTACAAGTAATTCCGGTGCCCCCTTCCAAACTCAACACATGGGAAGGACAGCTCCATGCAGCTGGCGGACAAGATAAAGTATTGATTTTCACTGATGAAAATCGGGAATTATTCAATGACCGGATTGGCCATCGCGCTATCGGTGTTGTCTATCACCCTGAATATGAGGCGTACGGAAATTATGTTCCGTCCAATGTCGGTTCAAGATATGATGCTTTTATTTACCTCGAACAGACAAAGGCATTAAAGCCATTATAA
- the istB gene encoding IS21-like element helper ATPase IstB, whose product MNEAILTLCKQLRLAHVAEAIKEVPFTDPEEYMYQILLKEQQGREQAKIARNLKHARFIDTKTLESYQWHKDICLPNYLTKDELEQLNFIRRKENVILVGAPGTGKTHLASALGRKACEQGYEVRFYRVSHLVEELEQALNAGKLKQFRSKLEKVDLMILDEMGYLPFGKEGAELLFQIISEFYEQKSLIITSNLEFSQWNRIFSDSRLTAALVDRLIHHAHIISYTGQSFRLTNALSRK is encoded by the coding sequence ATGAATGAAGCGATTTTAACACTCTGTAAGCAATTAAGATTAGCGCATGTGGCTGAGGCAATTAAAGAAGTGCCATTTACCGATCCAGAAGAATATATGTATCAAATTTTATTAAAGGAGCAGCAAGGCAGAGAACAGGCAAAAATAGCCCGTAACTTGAAGCATGCTCGCTTTATCGATACGAAGACGCTTGAAAGCTATCAGTGGCATAAAGATATTTGTTTACCTAACTATTTAACCAAAGATGAATTAGAGCAGCTGAATTTCATTCGTAGAAAAGAGAATGTCATTTTAGTTGGCGCACCTGGCACAGGTAAAACGCATTTAGCTTCCGCACTTGGCCGGAAGGCTTGTGAGCAAGGATATGAGGTGCGTTTTTATCGTGTTTCTCATTTAGTTGAAGAGTTAGAGCAAGCACTAAATGCGGGAAAATTGAAGCAATTTAGAAGTAAATTAGAAAAAGTCGATTTAATGATTTTGGATGAAATGGGCTATCTGCCTTTCGGCAAAGAAGGAGCAGAATTACTGTTTCAAATTATTTCAGAGTTCTATGAACAAAAAAGCTTAATTATCACGTCGAATTTAGAATTTAGTCAGTGGAACCGCATTTTCTCGGATTCACGTTTAACGGCAGCTCTGGTGGATCGTTTGATTCACCATGCCCATATTATTTCATATACGGGCCAGAGCTTTCGTTTAACCAATGCATTGTCGAGAAAATAG
- a CDS encoding glutathione peroxidase, whose translation MSIYNYLVKKTNDEILSMETYRDQVMLIVNTASSCGFTFQYEDMQKLYERYADKGFTVLSFPCNQFGEQNPEDGETSARQCKLQFGVTYPVFDKIDVNGKETHPLFNYLKHEVDCPEFVRETMQQKHLYNTIQTNYPEYLIGRNIRWNFTKFLVDRDGRVIQRFEPDASFLDVEKAIEELLVTATVK comes from the coding sequence ATGAGCATTTATAATTATTTAGTAAAAAAAACAAATGATGAGATCCTCTCGATGGAAACTTATCGTGATCAAGTAATGTTGATTGTGAATACGGCAAGCAGTTGCGGATTTACTTTCCAATATGAGGACATGCAAAAGTTATATGAACGCTATGCAGATAAAGGATTCACTGTTCTTTCTTTTCCATGCAACCAATTCGGCGAGCAGAATCCGGAAGACGGGGAAACGTCTGCGAGACAATGCAAGCTTCAGTTCGGTGTTACATATCCAGTGTTCGATAAAATCGATGTGAATGGCAAAGAAACTCATCCGCTATTCAACTATTTAAAACACGAAGTTGATTGTCCGGAATTTGTTCGTGAGACAATGCAGCAAAAACATTTATACAATACAATTCAAACCAACTATCCCGAATATTTAATCGGCCGTAATATTCGATGGAACTTCACGAAGTTTCTCGTAGACCGTGATGGACGTGTCATCCAACGTTTTGAGCCCGATGCTTCATTCCTTGATGTTGAAAAGGCGATCGAAGAATTATTGGTCACGGCAACTGTAAAATAA
- the ku gene encoding non-homologous end joining protein Ku gives MHTVWKGSISFGLVNIPVKLHAATENKDVKLRQLHKECHTPISYKKVCEGCQAEVKDEDIVKAYEYTKNKFVVLDEEDLENLRKENEDKSVEIIDFVKLEEIDPIYFEKTYYLSPDNTGGKAYVLLRKTLEESGKIGVAKITIRSKEQLAIVRVYKNTLVMEIIHFPDEVRDVGDVPNIPSVEAVVQKELDTALMLVEQLTTEFDPNKYTDEYRTALMQLIEDKKAESTVVANEKRPLPDNVTDLMSALQASLDKTKKPKTRKRTTTTRTKKNA, from the coding sequence ATGCATACTGTCTGGAAAGGTAGTATTAGTTTTGGCTTAGTAAATATTCCTGTAAAACTTCATGCAGCAACTGAAAATAAAGATGTTAAACTTCGACAGCTCCATAAGGAATGTCATACACCAATCAGCTACAAAAAGGTGTGTGAAGGATGTCAAGCAGAGGTAAAAGACGAAGATATCGTAAAGGCGTACGAGTATACGAAGAACAAATTCGTCGTTTTGGATGAAGAGGACCTGGAAAATTTGCGGAAAGAAAATGAAGATAAATCTGTAGAAATTATAGACTTTGTGAAGCTGGAAGAAATCGACCCGATCTATTTTGAAAAAACGTACTATTTATCCCCTGATAATACGGGCGGAAAAGCATATGTCCTATTACGAAAAACGTTGGAGGAATCCGGTAAAATCGGTGTGGCTAAAATTACGATTCGATCGAAAGAGCAACTGGCCATTGTCCGTGTTTATAAAAACACATTAGTGATGGAAATCATTCATTTCCCGGATGAAGTGCGGGATGTCGGGGATGTACCGAATATCCCGAGTGTTGAAGCTGTCGTGCAAAAGGAACTCGATACGGCCCTTATGCTTGTTGAACAATTGACAACCGAGTTCGATCCGAATAAATACACGGATGAATACCGGACGGCGCTTATGCAGCTGATCGAGGATAAGAAAGCGGAAAGCACGGTTGTTGCAAACGAAAAACGACCGTTGCCTGATAATGTGACCGATCTAATGTCCGCATTGCAAGCATCCCTTGATAAAACGAAGAAACCGAAAACGAGAAAGCGAACAACTACGACAAGAACAAAGAAAAATGCATAA
- the aac(6') gene encoding aminoglycoside 6'-N-acetyltransferase: protein MINEATLNQATAAARLALLLWPGNDLNEFERNMEDVIANLNSTVFLAFDDEKPIGFAQCQLRFDYVEGTHSSPVGYLEGLYVEESYRRQHFAQLLVQACEQWAKSKGCTEFASDCELANADSLNVHLKLGFTEANRIICFTKKL, encoded by the coding sequence ATGATTAACGAAGCGACACTGAACCAGGCAACTGCAGCAGCCAGACTTGCTTTACTCCTTTGGCCGGGCAACGACTTAAATGAATTCGAGCGAAACATGGAAGACGTTATTGCAAACTTGAATAGTACCGTCTTCTTAGCATTTGATGATGAAAAGCCGATTGGATTTGCACAATGTCAGCTCCGTTTTGATTATGTCGAAGGCACACATTCCAGTCCGGTTGGTTATTTGGAAGGCTTATATGTCGAAGAGTCCTACCGAAGACAACATTTCGCGCAACTTTTAGTGCAGGCGTGTGAACAGTGGGCTAAATCAAAAGGATGTACAGAGTTTGCGAGCGACTGTGAATTGGCTAACGCAGATAGTTTAAACGTTCATCTTAAACTAGGCTTTACAGAGGCAAATCGCATTATATGCTTTACAAAGAAGCTATAA